In Pajaroellobacter abortibovis, the following are encoded in one genomic region:
- a CDS encoding phosphatase PAP2 family protein: MIRFLCSLIKKRRFEFGIGAPPIVAAIASWFGLHGSPVSIQVGGYGLFAILSGTACTLAVMFYEHRDPRLAEIIRIATLGLLLSNAYAIPMYWIAAHGGPFVDPILTQIDASCGIHVASWVLTVRSQPALDVLSTWFYHSLPYELLGALLIPPLLGHVERAREFLLALLYASILSLGLFVWIQGIGPWTNGHFEPTEQQAATEVLLKALHSKQPVQLALSSPGPLIAFPSWHTIFAILAAFAFRYHRGLSIVTTLWSGAIIAATAVSGWHYMVDVAGGIGIAWFAIGATRATSRLYPLYRQLPVQTSEQSE; the protein is encoded by the coding sequence ATGATTCGATTTCTCTGCTCACTGATTAAAAAGCGGCGATTTGAGTTTGGAATCGGAGCTCCCCCTATAGTAGCAGCGATCGCCTCATGGTTTGGATTGCATGGCTCGCCCGTGAGCATTCAGGTAGGTGGATACGGTCTGTTTGCTATCCTCAGTGGAACAGCGTGCACGCTTGCTGTGATGTTCTATGAGCACCGCGATCCACGCCTTGCTGAGATTATTCGCATAGCCACATTAGGCCTTCTGCTGAGCAACGCATATGCTATACCGATGTACTGGATTGCAGCTCATGGAGGTCCATTTGTCGATCCAATCCTTACACAGATAGACGCATCATGCGGCATCCATGTGGCTTCTTGGGTGCTCACTGTACGCTCACAACCAGCTCTTGATGTTCTCTCCACGTGGTTCTACCATTCGCTACCTTATGAGTTACTCGGAGCGCTTTTGATTCCACCGCTCTTAGGTCATGTGGAACGCGCTCGTGAATTTCTTCTCGCGCTATTGTATGCAAGCATTCTCTCCTTAGGACTCTTTGTTTGGATACAAGGAATAGGCCCATGGACAAATGGTCACTTTGAACCCACTGAGCAACAAGCTGCAACCGAGGTTTTACTCAAGGCTTTGCACAGCAAGCAACCTGTTCAGCTAGCTCTGAGCTCTCCAGGTCCCCTCATCGCTTTTCCTTCGTGGCATACTATTTTTGCTATCCTCGCAGCCTTTGCCTTCCGTTACCATCGAGGACTCAGCATTGTAACAACCCTATGGAGTGGAGCTATTATCGCGGCAACTGCTGTGTCTGGTTGGCACTATATGGTCGATGTGGCAGGTGGGATTGGTATTGCTTGGTTCGCGATTGGAGCCACACGCGCCACCTCTCGGTTGTACCCTCTCTACAGACAACTGCCTGTTCAAACAAGCGAACAGAGTGAATAG
- a CDS encoding DNA-methyltransferase encodes MALLKGEKDEMGGDGPCSMKQSERLPRQVIHGDALHLDRWIAPRRADLAYLDPPFSVGIRFRVRRKKRDKEKDVSSFASFAFADCWPSIESYLEWMKPRIIVAREILSSEGTLWLHLDYRAIHEAKLLCDHIFGRTHFLGEVIWTPGNGGRSVLRPSMTHQTLLLYRKGKTWIWNYRDPCLRESYARTSLTMHFSSQDSAGRRYRERVVGQKRYRYYADEGRAIGSVWTDCPAMVANAPLFRERTGYPTQKPEKLMERIIRASTHQGALIIDPFCGSGTTLYVAARLGRSFVGCDSSPIAIDTVCQRLRNAGISFKLQTMQQSP; translated from the coding sequence ATGGCTCTGTTGAAAGGTGAGAAAGATGAGATGGGTGGCGATGGCCCCTGTTCGATGAAGCAATCAGAGAGGCTTCCTCGTCAAGTAATCCATGGCGATGCACTCCATCTGGATCGGTGGATTGCTCCTAGACGAGCGGATTTAGCTTATCTGGACCCCCCCTTTTCTGTAGGGATCCGTTTTCGGGTGCGGAGAAAAAAAAGGGATAAAGAAAAGGATGTATCCTCTTTCGCGTCCTTTGCATTTGCAGATTGCTGGCCTTCGATTGAGTCCTATTTGGAATGGATGAAGCCTCGCATCATTGTTGCTCGAGAGATTCTTTCATCGGAGGGGACACTTTGGCTCCATCTGGATTACCGTGCGATTCATGAAGCAAAGCTGCTCTGCGATCACATTTTTGGAAGGACTCATTTTCTAGGAGAGGTAATCTGGACCCCTGGAAACGGAGGTCGATCTGTGCTTAGGCCTTCGATGACTCATCAGACACTTCTTCTTTACCGGAAAGGAAAAACGTGGATATGGAATTATCGAGATCCTTGTCTGCGAGAATCTTATGCACGGACTAGTTTAACAATGCATTTTTCCTCTCAGGATTCAGCAGGCCGTCGCTATCGTGAGCGCGTTGTGGGACAGAAACGATACCGCTATTATGCAGATGAAGGACGCGCGATTGGAAGTGTCTGGACAGATTGCCCCGCTATGGTGGCGAATGCTCCCCTCTTCAGGGAGAGGACAGGATATCCTACGCAGAAGCCTGAAAAATTAATGGAGCGGATTATCCGTGCTTCTACTCATCAAGGGGCTTTGATCATCGATCCTTTCTGTGGTTCAGGGACTACACTGTACGTAGCAGCAAGACTGGGACGATCATTTGTCGGATGTGACAGCAGTCCAATCGCGATCGACACGGTATGTCAGCGGTTGCGTAATGCTGGAATTTCATTCAAGCTTCAGACAATGCAGCAATCACCTTAG